A window of Clostridioides sp. ES-S-0010-02 genomic DNA:
TTTAGAGAAATCTTCTGTCTCATTACCTACATTTAGATTAGCTCTTATATTCTTAACTTCCTTAACTAGACTCATTGGACCCGATATATCGACATAATTTTTATTCAGTTCAATTTTATCTATATTTCTTTTAGAATTTCCACTTACTTCTACCTTTATATCTCTTTTTTCTTTTATATTTTTCTCAAGATTTACTATTAAAACGTCATGCTTAAATTCTAAAGTAACACCTTGAGGAATATTTGCTTTTAAATATACTTCCTTCTTACCTTGTATTGGGTCTTCAACAGTTCCATATACATGTATATCTTCTTTTTTAACTTTTTGTACCTTTGATAAACTACCTTTTATATACACATCTGCTGTTAATTTTTCGTCTGGATATATAACAAGATTTTTATCATTTAAATCACTCATATTACTTATAGATACAGGTATATCTTCAAACCCTCTAGTTTCTTCAGGGTCAACTACAGCCATGACATACATCCATAAAGCAATTGCACTTAAAAATGATATTATTTTTATTTTGGTATTATTTTTTAGTCTATTTATCATTTAAATATACCACCTTTGAAAAAACTTCTTGTTTCCGTATTCGTTTTTAGATTACTACGTAATATATTCATCATTCTTTCTCTAGAAATATCTCTATATAACTTACCAGCTTTAGCAATTGATACGCCTCCAGTTTCCTCTGATACGATTAGTGTTATACAGTCAGATACTTCACTTACACCTATTCCCGCTCTATGTCTAGTGCCTAAATCTTTACTTAAATCTTTACTCTCTGTCAACGGCAAGAAACATGCAGCTGCCTTTACCTTAGAATCTCTAATTACAACAGCGCCATCATGTAATGGTGTATTTGGTATAAATATATTTATCAATAATTGCCTAGAAATTTCAGCATCAATTATAGTTCCTGTATTTATTATATCACTTATTCTGGTTTCTCTCTCCATTATGATAAGAGCTCCTATTTTTTGTCTAGAAAGTGAATATAAAGCTTCTACAATCTCTTCTATAGTTCTATTAAGAGTTTCTTCTGAAGTATTTACATTTTTTCCAAATAAATTAAACTTTGCTCTTCCTATATGTTCAAGTCCTGCTCTAAATTCTGGCTGAAAAATTATAAGAGCTGCTATAACTCCATAATCCAGAGCCTTAAGAGATATCCAATAAACGGTATGCAATTTAAAAGTGTTACTAAGTTGAGTTGCTAGCAAAAGAAATATTATACCTTTAAATACTTGTTCTGCTCTTGTATCTTTTATAAACATAAATATTTTGTAAAAAATATATGCTACTATGGATATGTCAATTAAATCATATATAC
This region includes:
- a CDS encoding TIGR00159 family protein, with translation MLDINSFLNEFFNIILRMSIYDLIDISIVAYIFYKIFMFIKDTRAEQVFKGIIFLLLATQLSNTFKLHTVYWISLKALDYGVIAALIIFQPEFRAGLEHIGRAKFNLFGKNVNTSEETLNRTIEEIVEALYSLSRQKIGALIIMERETRISDIINTGTIIDAEISRQLLINIFIPNTPLHDGAVVIRDSKVKAAACFLPLTESKDLSKDLGTRHRAGIGVSEVSDCITLIVSEETGGVSIAKAGKLYRDISRERMMNILRSNLKTNTETRSFFKGGIFK